From Ruminococcus sp. HUN007, a single genomic window includes:
- a CDS encoding DUF5131 family protein, producing the protein MSLWNPWHGCHKTSPGCANCYVYRRDDSIGKDASIVTKTGDYDLPLRKNRYGEYRLSPDDGVVFTCMTSDFFLEDADEWRKACWEMIRFRSDLSFHIITKRIERFEQCMPPDWGDGWDHVIICCTCENQEMADRRLPVFLSLPIKHREIITEPMLESINIEKYLATGLIEHVTCGGESGSNARPCDFRWITELRRECVRAGVPFYFKQTGAKFIKDGKLYHIERALQMAQAKKSGYSYTPGEGSADAIVYRLPERKHLFERLSASTFRNRFHLSEKDKEYISDKGMDVIRKHAEDFVAKRLAPENPENDGKQTPMRGHPVFIAQHASACCCRSCLEKWHNISSGKVLTDAEQKYVTDVLMEWIMREYQK; encoded by the coding sequence ATGTCTCTTTGGAATCCATGGCACGGGTGCCATAAAACAAGTCCGGGATGTGCAAACTGCTATGTGTACAGACGTGACGATAGTATCGGTAAGGATGCGAGCATAGTCACAAAGACCGGTGACTATGATCTTCCTCTGCGCAAGAACCGCTACGGCGAGTACAGGCTTTCACCGGATGACGGAGTTGTTTTCACCTGCATGACTTCTGACTTTTTCCTGGAAGATGCCGATGAATGGCGTAAGGCCTGCTGGGAGATGATCCGTTTCAGAAGCGACCTTTCTTTCCACATAATAACCAAGAGGATCGAACGGTTTGAACAGTGCATGCCGCCGGACTGGGGGGACGGATGGGATCATGTCATCATCTGCTGTACCTGCGAAAATCAGGAGATGGCCGACCGCAGACTGCCGGTTTTTCTTTCTCTTCCGATAAAGCACCGTGAGATAATTACCGAGCCGATGCTCGAAAGTATAAACATCGAAAAATATCTCGCTACAGGACTGATCGAACACGTTACCTGCGGCGGTGAATCCGGCAGTAATGCAAGGCCGTGTGATTTCAGATGGATAACGGAGCTCCGGCGTGAATGTGTCCGTGCCGGTGTTCCTTTTTATTTCAAGCAGACCGGAGCGAAATTCATCAAGGACGGAAAACTCTATCATATTGAACGTGCCCTGCAGATGGCACAGGCTAAAAAATCCGGCTACAGCTACACTCCCGGTGAAGGTTCGGCAGATGCCATAGTGTACCGCCTTCCGGAAAGAAAACACCTGTTCGAACGCCTTTCAGCATCCACCTTTCGGAACAGATTTCATCTTTCCGAAAAAGACAAAGAATACATTTCTGACAAGGGCATGGACGTTATAAGAAAACACGCAGAAGATTTTGTCGCCAAGCGTCTTGCACCGGAAAATCCCGAAAACGACGGTAAGCAGACACCGATGCGCGGGCATCCGGTGTTCATCGCCCAGCACGCATCAGCCTGCTGCTGCAGAAGCTGCCTCGAAAAATGGCATAACATCTCCTCCGGAAAAGTGCTCACAGATGCAGAACAGAAGTACGTGACAGACGTGCTCATGGAGTGGATAATGAGAGAATATCAGAAGTGA
- a CDS encoding TIR domain-containing protein has protein sequence MAVFKCKMCGGSLEISDGITVCECEYCGTKQTLPKINDDQKVNLFNRASHFRQQCEFDKAAEIYEKMAAESGKDAELFWSIVLCRYGIEYVDDPVTKNKIPTCHRTQYKSILEDPDYLTALDCADTMQRNVYEREAKIINNIQKGILEISNKEDPFDVFICYKETDANGRRTADSVLAQDLYYGLVQEGFKVFFSRITLESKLGTEYEPYIFAALNSAKVMVVVGTKPEYFNAVWVRNEWSRYLQIMQKDKNRILIPAYRDMDPYDLPNELSLFQSQDMSKIGFLQDLIRGIKKITGHDNAAPAIQEKQVIREDVSVQGEISSESGKKNKTVVYVLAGIIALLCISFGILFGVQQKNKGSKETLEKESFSADNTNNGSSDLNENQNNIDQGENGQKNISDNDQITDSDAIDNSNGSEAENLTLEVSDELVEVGAGSDRSRKILMNYLPVVYNDMSTDSSIVMGNEKFDENSFSICDIDSDGEAELLVKIVTGAMASKALYIYKVDSSDKVVQSSGMSNASTFYKNGYVESPWSHNQGLGTLWPYTVMQYDKAKDEYTFAYSLDSWDKSANPKGFKGEGFPDDIDVSMTGVVYFISNSVSGEKSTCDYYDYVRWFNSWNQCSPKLNINFESFSEANVKKYVPDFQKAETHSYIGKGYVDANDVLNLRKSASTDSSVLAKIPKNTKLELYNSGDSNWYFTSYKGVDGFVSADWVKLGEPPAVKPSTINNLSPYLKGQISSGGLKIEGYTTDYVCYGGEKTVQWICEDTWHITAKRKTFSYGLDWYECWDTDDGDYYGWIDGQFLYFYR, from the coding sequence ATGGCTGTATTTAAATGTAAAATGTGCGGAGGTTCACTTGAAATATCCGATGGTATTACGGTGTGCGAGTGTGAATACTGCGGGACTAAACAGACTCTGCCGAAAATAAATGATGATCAGAAAGTAAATTTATTTAATCGTGCCAGCCATTTCCGTCAGCAGTGCGAATTCGATAAAGCAGCAGAGATCTATGAAAAAATGGCTGCTGAATCAGGAAAAGATGCTGAACTTTTCTGGTCAATTGTATTGTGCCGTTACGGCATAGAATATGTTGATGATCCTGTAACAAAAAATAAAATACCAACATGTCACAGGACACAGTATAAATCGATACTTGAAGATCCGGATTATCTGACTGCACTTGACTGCGCAGATACTATGCAGCGTAATGTATATGAGCGTGAAGCAAAGATAATCAATAATATTCAGAAAGGAATTCTGGAGATATCAAATAAAGAGGATCCGTTTGATGTTTTTATATGTTACAAGGAAACTGATGCAAACGGAAGACGTACAGCAGATTCGGTGCTGGCACAGGATCTTTATTACGGTCTGGTACAGGAAGGATTTAAAGTTTTCTTTTCAAGGATCACTCTTGAGTCAAAACTTGGAACTGAATATGAACCGTATATATTCGCAGCACTGAATTCTGCAAAAGTAATGGTAGTTGTCGGAACAAAACCGGAATACTTCAATGCAGTCTGGGTAAGAAATGAATGGAGCCGTTATCTTCAGATCATGCAGAAAGACAAAAACCGTATACTGATACCGGCATACAGAGATATGGATCCGTATGATCTTCCGAATGAACTTTCACTGTTTCAGTCACAGGATATGTCGAAAATCGGTTTTCTGCAGGATCTGATTCGCGGGATCAAAAAGATAACCGGCCATGACAATGCCGCACCTGCTATACAGGAAAAGCAGGTGATCAGGGAAGATGTCAGTGTTCAGGGCGAAATTTCTTCAGAATCAGGAAAAAAGAATAAAACCGTTGTATATGTGCTTGCCGGAATCATAGCTTTACTTTGCATTTCTTTTGGTATACTGTTTGGGGTTCAGCAAAAGAACAAAGGTTCGAAAGAAACGTTAGAAAAAGAATCTTTTTCTGCTGATAACACCAATAATGGAAGCAGTGATTTAAATGAAAACCAGAATAACATTGACCAGGGTGAAAATGGTCAAAAGAATATTTCGGATAATGATCAGATAACTGATTCTGACGCCATTGACAATTCAAATGGTTCTGAAGCTGAAAATCTGACTTTGGAAGTATCAGATGAACTTGTAGAAGTCGGTGCTGGTTCAGATCGTTCAAGAAAGATCCTTATGAACTATCTGCCTGTAGTGTACAATGACATGAGTACTGACAGCAGCATAGTTATGGGAAATGAAAAATTCGATGAAAACAGTTTTTCAATCTGTGACATAGATTCAGATGGCGAAGCTGAGCTGCTTGTTAAAATTGTAACAGGCGCTATGGCATCTAAAGCGCTTTATATTTATAAAGTTGACAGTTCAGATAAAGTTGTCCAGAGTTCTGGGATGAGTAATGCTTCGACTTTCTATAAAAATGGTTATGTTGAAAGTCCATGGAGTCATAATCAGGGTCTTGGTACATTATGGCCTTATACTGTAATGCAGTATGACAAGGCAAAAGATGAATATACATTCGCTTATTCTTTGGATTCATGGGATAAATCAGCGAACCCTAAAGGTTTTAAAGGTGAAGGGTTTCCTGATGATATAGATGTAAGTATGACTGGGGTTGTATATTTTATAAGCAACTCTGTAAGCGGCGAAAAATCAACCTGTGATTATTATGATTATGTCAGATGGTTTAATTCCTGGAATCAGTGCAGTCCGAAATTAAATATCAATTTTGAGTCGTTTTCAGAAGCAAACGTAAAAAAGTATGTTCCTGATTTTCAGAAAGCTGAAACACATAGTTACATAGGCAAAGGATATGTTGATGCAAACGATGTTCTTAATCTCAGAAAATCAGCTTCTACAGATTCTAGCGTTCTTGCAAAAATACCTAAAAACACAAAACTAGAATTATATAACTCTGGTGATTCGAACTGGTATTTTACATCGTACAAGGGTGTTGATGGTTTTGTTAGTGCTGACTGGGTGAAATTAGGAGAACCTCCGGCTGTAAAACCAAGTACTATCAATAATTTAAGTCCTTATTTAAAAGGACAGATATCTTCAGGTGGTTTGAAAATAGAAGGATATACGACGGATTATGTATGTTATGGTGGAGAAAAGACTGTACAGTGGATCTGTGAAGATACATGGCATATTACTGCCAAAAGAAAGACTTTCTCGTATGGATTAGACTGGTATGAATGCTGGGATACAGATGACGGAGATTATTATGGATGGATTGATGGACAATTCCTGTATTTTTATCGTTAA
- a CDS encoding leucine-rich repeat protein: protein MKRRTLAVVTAATLLFSGIYISSIPDQTLSIKSYSDITVVGDRDAFSPSELAMITAEEFEVSDNNLYYKAINGILFDKSGTKIKRYPVKRIDTSSKIDIPDYVTEICDYAFIGFPAENLEYLDLGKNVSALGKDAISDILLEPLEIRLPDNIEVFDSAVIEMRTNIFKRSSGQKSLELKVNKIDISSSVRSIHDIFLNNTPNLKSFEVESGNSFYSSDQGILYNADKTELIKCPQKTELKTYEIPDGTVKIDTNAFAKTKLESVTIPESVKIISRTAFDGCKPVIKGYAGSYVQQFAGEMDYEFVELEKVIEPEPSPVVEPTVIPTTEPTDAAEPSPSPDVKATLGYNYDVNNDGIVDVMDLNVLKVYLFGITDSVPMGSPTPEPSPSDQPEKIIEKAFDVDDSVKITENSDGTLRVEYTEKPCTLTFPAEWKDKFVIRDNILYDKLAFYNEESDGKVFGISFDETKHNTMFGYLGQAGDRYVYWFKPNDVRFDINNKAEMDEYLFLSNSMTEVFDSAECIPEGETTYRKVVRFLDQDGIYKYIGTTIPDMKKALGQPDYDIMAHTAQFSDVDGGYINSMIYGKKVFEFIEKDKILVDDNTKILGVYVSDGEYLSDYVHAGMSYKELTDYIFFDNDTLSESMIKPCKRATGHITVNGYYCDFSADFPLDADLDTPSTSLYLWCKDICKDEAEAQDRRKRSIEKTEELYGKNGSNIVLDSNNFGYGIVNDGPLNIRSAPNTSASIVAQLTKGKMMYIKAVQGKWLRIESSEGMGYVHSDYVYILYPVQGSSFTPKTGEINGHGDTVKGYTENFVKNNVYGTVRENLENGWHITVKNVYHSSETLWLECWDTDDGDYYGWVNVGFIDFY from the coding sequence ATGAAAAGAAGAACTTTAGCAGTGGTTACTGCAGCCACACTTTTATTTTCAGGAATATACATTAGTTCGATTCCTGATCAAACTTTATCTATAAAATCTTATAGCGATATCACGGTAGTTGGAGATAGAGATGCTTTTTCCCCATCTGAATTAGCGATGATTACTGCTGAGGAATTCGAAGTTTCAGATAATAATCTTTACTATAAAGCCATAAACGGAATTCTTTTTGATAAAAGTGGAACAAAAATTAAGCGCTATCCAGTAAAACGAATAGATACAAGTTCAAAAATTGATATTCCGGATTACGTTACAGAAATATGTGATTACGCTTTTATTGGTTTTCCTGCCGAGAATTTGGAATATTTAGATTTGGGTAAAAATGTTTCTGCTTTAGGTAAAGATGCTATTTCAGATATACTTTTAGAGCCTCTTGAAATTCGGTTGCCTGATAATATAGAGGTGTTTGATTCGGCTGTAATTGAAATGAGAACTAATATTTTTAAAAGAAGCTCCGGACAAAAAAGTTTGGAACTCAAAGTGAATAAAATAGACATCTCTTCATCTGTAAGAAGCATTCATGATATTTTTTTGAATAATACACCTAATCTGAAATCTTTTGAAGTTGAATCTGGTAACAGTTTTTATTCCAGTGATCAGGGAATTCTTTATAATGCTGATAAAACAGAATTAATAAAGTGCCCTCAGAAAACTGAACTTAAAACGTATGAGATTCCTGATGGTACGGTTAAAATTGATACAAATGCTTTTGCGAAAACCAAGCTAGAATCAGTAACTATTCCGGAATCTGTTAAAATTATAAGCAGAACAGCTTTTGATGGCTGTAAACCTGTTATCAAAGGATATGCAGGCTCATATGTACAGCAATTTGCCGGTGAAATGGATTATGAGTTTGTTGAACTGGAAAAAGTAATTGAACCGGAGCCGTCTCCGGTTGTTGAACCAACTGTGATTCCGACAACTGAACCAACTGATGCTGCCGAGCCTTCACCTTCTCCGGATGTTAAAGCGACTTTGGGTTACAATTATGACGTCAATAATGACGGAATAGTGGATGTTATGGATTTAAATGTTCTTAAGGTGTACTTGTTTGGAATAACCGATTCGGTTCCTATGGGATCACCAACACCGGAACCGTCGCCATCAGATCAGCCGGAGAAAATAATAGAAAAAGCATTTGATGTGGACGATAGTGTTAAAATCACGGAGAATTCAGATGGAACACTCCGGGTTGAATATACAGAAAAACCTTGCACACTTACTTTCCCGGCAGAATGGAAAGATAAATTTGTAATCAGAGACAATATTCTATACGATAAATTAGCGTTCTATAACGAAGAAAGCGACGGAAAAGTCTTTGGAATAAGTTTTGACGAAACTAAACACAACACGATGTTTGGCTATCTTGGTCAGGCAGGTGACAGATATGTCTACTGGTTTAAACCGAATGATGTGAGGTTTGATATTAATAACAAGGCTGAAATGGATGAATACTTATTTTTAAGCAATTCAATGACTGAAGTTTTTGATTCTGCAGAATGTATTCCGGAAGGCGAAACAACTTACAGGAAAGTAGTGAGATTTTTAGATCAGGACGGTATTTATAAATATATCGGTACAACTATTCCAGATATGAAAAAAGCACTTGGTCAGCCTGATTATGATATTATGGCCCACACTGCACAGTTTTCCGATGTTGATGGCGGATATATCAACTCAATGATTTATGGAAAAAAAGTTTTTGAATTTATTGAAAAAGATAAAATACTTGTCGATGATAATACAAAGATTTTGGGTGTTTATGTATCAGACGGAGAATATCTTTCAGACTATGTTCATGCCGGAATGAGCTACAAAGAACTTACAGATTATATTTTTTTTGATAATGACACACTTTCAGAAAGTATGATAAAACCGTGTAAAAGAGCAACAGGTCATATCACAGTCAACGGATATTACTGTGATTTTTCCGCTGATTTTCCTTTGGATGCCGATCTGGATACTCCTTCAACATCACTGTATTTATGGTGTAAAGATATTTGTAAAGATGAAGCTGAGGCTCAGGACCGCAGGAAAAGAAGCATAGAAAAAACAGAAGAATTATATGGAAAAAATGGTTCAAACATTGTTCTCGACAGTAATAATTTTGGATATGGTATCGTAAATGATGGACCACTTAATATAAGAAGTGCACCAAATACTTCAGCAAGTATCGTTGCACAACTTACGAAGGGCAAGATGATGTATATAAAAGCAGTCCAAGGCAAATGGCTTCGTATTGAATCATCAGAAGGTATGGGATATGTTCACTCAGATTATGTTTATATTCTGTATCCGGTACAAGGGTCTTCATTTACTCCAAAAACAGGAGAAATAAACGGACATGGCGATACTGTGAAAGGCTATACTGAAAACTTTGTAAAAAACAATGTTTATGGAACCGTCAGGGAAAATCTCGAAAACGGATGGCATATAACAGTAAAAAATGTTTATCATTCAAGTGAAACATTATGGCTTGAATGCTGGGACACTGATGACGGAGACTACTATGGCTGGGTTAATGTGGGGTTCATTGATTTTTATTGA